Within Williamwhitmania sp., the genomic segment AACCCCACATTCCCGTTCATCACAAATTCGTCCCACACATCACATCGCCCAGCAAGCGATTGATTTATGCCATAATATTGCTGGCGAATACCAACGCTAAATATTTTGGTCATGCTAAAAATCGTGCTTTTACTCCTTACAATCCTGCTTGAGCCAATGCCCCAAGCACAGGATAAAACCGCTACGCTAACCGTTGAAATCTCGGGGCTAAGAAACAGCAAGGGTAACCTCCTTGTACAGCTAACCGATGGAGTGGGCAAAAAGGTGGCAAACCAAAAGGCACAGGTGAATAACAGGCGAGCAACCTTTTGCTTCAGCAAGCTGGCAACCGGAACCT encodes:
- a CDS encoding DUF2141 domain-containing protein; translation: MLKIVLLLLTILLEPMPQAQDKTATLTVEISGLRNSKGNLLVQLTDGVGKKVANQKAQVNNRRATFCFSKLATGTYAIRYFHDANENDLLDTNWMGMPTEDYGFSNNAKALFGAPPMKERIFSVTRDTTVTLTIG